From Erinaceus europaeus chromosome 9, mEriEur2.1, whole genome shotgun sequence, one genomic window encodes:
- the LOC103123303 gene encoding thioredoxin-like, whose translation MNAFIPLKFTHNAAKPWSLGNEWGWRHRRSACCVHPATTVVKQVESKSAFQEALYSAGGKLVGVDFSVTCYGPCKMIKPFFHSLGEKYSDVVFLEVAVDHCQDVASEYDVRCMPTFQFFQKGQKLGEFSGTNKEKLEATINEFI comes from the exons AATGCTGCAAAACCCTGGAGTCTGGGAAAT GAATGGGGATGGAGGCATCGGCGCTCAGCCTGCTGCGTGCACCCCGCCACcacggtagtgaagcaggtcgagAGCAAGTCTGCTTTTCAGGAAGCCCTGTATTCTGCAGGAGGTAAACTAGTAGGAGTAGACTTCTCAGTCACATGCTATGGGCCTTGCAAAATGATCAAGCCTTTCTTTCATTCCCTTGGTGAAAAGTATTCGGATGTGGTGTTCCTTGAAGTAGCTGTGGATCACTGTCAGGATGTTGCCTCAGAGTATGATGTCAGATGTATGCCAACCTTCCAGTTCTTTCAAAAGGGACAAAAGCTGGGTGAATTTTCTGGCACTAATAAGGAAAAACTTGAAGCTACCATTAATGAATTCATCTAG